The Osmerus eperlanus chromosome 9, fOsmEpe2.1, whole genome shotgun sequence genomic sequence GATGGTAACATGCAGACTGTGTTTAGGGATTcattaaatataaaatacaataacaaCATTCAGTGCAGGTTTGCAAAAAGAACAACTTACTGTTAAATGTCATTGGTGGAGGGATAAGAGTGTAGCTGTGGCTGGTCCTCGGGGTGGTGGGAGGGCTCACGCTGGGGGCACGAGCCCCAGCAGCTTCCCTCTGAGCTGGGCTGAGATGGTGTATCTCAGGGGCTTGAGTGTGAGCCCATACGAGCACTTCAGACTGTTGAGTTCACACGGGTTTCTCTCAAAGCTACACTGGTGTAACAAAATGGCCGAAAACAAAAAGATTTCCACCTTTGCTATCTGGTCGCCGATACACCTCCGCTTCCCTGCAGAGAAGATCATGACACCGCTGGTCAGGTCCTTGTCCAGGTCACCGTTGTCGTTCAGGAAGCGTGAGGGGTCGAAGATGTGAGGGTCCTTCCACTTGAGAGGGTCATGGTTGACGGACCACTGGTTGATGAACACCACGGTGTCTTTAGGGATGTGCAGGCCTTCGATGGTGACGTCCGAGGTGGTGGAGTGAGGGATGGTGACAGGCACGAAGCTGGTGTAGCGCATGGTCTCATAGATGAAGGCGTCCAGGTAGGCCAGGCTGCTCCTGTCCTCTATGGTGGGTAGCCGGTCTCTGCCCACCACCTTGTCCACCTGGTCCTGCAGTTTGGCTTGGATGTCGGGATACTTGATTAAAAGCAGCATGACCCACTGTAGAAAGGTGGACATGGTGTCTTGCCCTGCTCCGATGAGGTCTGTGATAGTCGTCTCCACAAAGTCCTTGGTCAGGCTGCTGTGCTCCCCGTGCTCGATGATGTTGATGATGGCGTCGCTCATGTCCCGCGTCACCTCAGGGTCGAACGTCTCCCTGTGCTGCGACACCTTGCTTTTCACAAAGGAAAAAAACTCCTCGTTGAGGTGTTTGAAGTTCTGATAGATGCTACGTACGGGGTTGGGGAAGGACTGGAGCCAGGGCATGACGTCCACCAGGCTGCCagctcccactgtctctccaaACTTGTCCAGCCTCCCCAGCAGGGTCCTAAACTCCAGATCATCGTGTCCGTAACGTTTACCGAAGCACAGCGCACAGATGACGTTGGCGGCAGCTACCGTGAATTCACGAGAGGGATCGCAGTAGCTCCCACCAGCGCTCATCCTCAGAAACACCTGCACCAGATCCATCGCCTCTGCCATGATATGCTGCTCGAAGGCTTTCTTGGTCTGACTGTTTGCAGAAGAAAACGCTCTGAGTGTTGACTGAGTGATCCGTCGGTGCATCTTCCACTGTTTGCTGTAGTCAGTGAAGGTCAAACTCCTGCCCCCAGACACAGATTGAAAAGATATAAACTTAGGTCTGCCTGCAAACTCTGTGCTGTGTTGGACCAGGGCCTGTCTGATTGCCTTGTCTCCGTTGAGGACCACGATGTTGTT encodes the following:
- the LOC134026919 gene encoding cytochrome P450 1B1-like; the encoded protein is MSRLDPAWGVESSSSIREWSRQVQPALVATLVFLSCLEACLWVRNLRLKRRLPGPFAWPLVGNAMQLGQMPHITFSRLAKKYGNVYQIRLGCNNIVVLNGDKAIRQALVQHSTEFAGRPKFISFQSVSGGRSLTFTDYSKQWKMHRRITQSTLRAFSSANSQTKKAFEQHIMAEAMDLVQVFLRMSAGGSYCDPSREFTVAAANVICALCFGKRYGHDDLEFRTLLGRLDKFGETVGAGSLVDVMPWLQSFPNPVRSIYQNFKHLNEEFFSFVKSKVSQHRETFDPEVTRDMSDAIINIIEHGEHSSLTKDFVETTITDLIGAGQDTMSTFLQWVMLLLIKYPDIQAKLQDQVDKVVGRDRLPTIEDRSSLAYLDAFIYETMRYTSFVPVTIPHSTTSDVTIEGLHIPKDTVVFINQWSVNHDPLKWKDPHIFDPSRFLNDNGDLDKDLTSGVMIFSAGKRRCIGDQIAKVEIFLFSAILLHQCSFERNPCELNSLKCSYGLTLKPLRYTISAQLRGKLLGLVPPA